One Bermanella sp. WJH001 genomic region harbors:
- the egtD gene encoding L-histidine N(alpha)-methyltransferase: MKSQRDAQEGVYFYDYNLHENDQQQEILQGLTQSPKRISAKYFYDQTGSELFEAITQLDEYYPTRTEIQLLNDYRQHIIKQAGENAVLIEYGSGASTKIRLLLDALKPKAYVPLDISKDFLFDSAIELRQQFPWLEIHATCLDYRQPATLPKGLSPRAKKVAFFPGSSLGNFAPEDALSFLKGVRSTVGNNGALLIGVDLVKSTQTLNAAYNDAKGVTAQFNLNILSHLNQLGQGNFNVDHFEHHAFFNEEKSRIEMHLISKYDQVVSLFGERLSFKKDESIVTEYSYKFEPEAFAQFVQHAGFESEHCWSDDKNNFALFWLQAK, translated from the coding sequence GTGAAGAGTCAACGTGATGCGCAAGAAGGTGTGTATTTTTATGATTACAACTTACATGAAAACGACCAGCAACAAGAGATTCTCCAAGGGTTAACGCAATCACCAAAACGAATATCCGCTAAGTATTTTTACGATCAAACGGGTTCTGAATTATTCGAAGCCATTACTCAACTAGATGAGTACTATCCCACTCGAACCGAAATTCAATTATTAAACGATTATCGCCAACATATTATTAAGCAAGCAGGTGAAAATGCCGTGCTCATAGAATATGGCAGTGGCGCCAGTACGAAAATACGATTGCTTTTAGACGCACTCAAACCCAAGGCCTATGTGCCATTGGATATCAGCAAAGACTTTTTATTTGATAGCGCCATTGAATTACGCCAGCAGTTTCCATGGTTAGAGATTCATGCAACCTGTTTGGACTATCGCCAGCCTGCCACGCTGCCAAAAGGGTTATCACCTAGAGCAAAAAAAGTGGCCTTTTTTCCAGGTTCAAGCTTAGGCAATTTTGCCCCTGAAGATGCACTATCGTTTTTAAAAGGTGTGCGCAGTACCGTGGGTAACAATGGCGCATTATTGATTGGTGTGGATTTAGTAAAGTCGACTCAGACGCTAAATGCGGCCTACAACGACGCAAAAGGCGTGACCGCCCAGTTTAATTTGAATATCTTGAGTCACCTTAATCAATTGGGCCAAGGCAACTTTAATGTTGATCATTTTGAGCATCATGCTTTTTTTAATGAAGAAAAAAGCCGTATCGAAATGCACCTCATCAGTAAATATGATCAAGTGGTGTCATTATTTGGTGAGCGTTTATCATTTAAAAAAGATGAGTCCATTGTAACGGAATATAGCTACAAATTTGAGCCAGAAGCTTTTGCACAGTTTGTACAACATGCAGGATTTGAAAGTGAGCATTGCTGGAGCGATGACAAAAACAACTTCGCCTTATTTTGGTTACAAGCCAAGTAA
- a CDS encoding homoserine kinase yields the protein MSVYTQLDSKQFDSILSQYNLGRLHAFEGIAAGIENTNYKITLNTSNGTAIYFLTIFEQLHKQELNFFIPFLSHLKTKGCALPAPKANINGEFLFQVGEKWGVIFECLSGHHLDDINTDHAQTIGQELARIHQSAQSFAQAPANPRGFYWLQKQASCDTLEIPDADRTLLQSHLKTMQGLWQQWNGHPQLTKSFIHGDLFVDNCLFLDNGQLSGVIDFYAGGFDYCIYDIAICIMAWGKTDNATINPAIADAIVAGYESVRALTRDEKHYLPDFLRLAVLRFWVSRLIAKTQQQGAALTTVKNPDDMKALLVNLK from the coding sequence ATGTCCGTCTACACCCAGCTTGATAGCAAGCAGTTTGATTCTATCTTAAGCCAATACAATTTGGGCCGCCTGCATGCCTTTGAAGGCATTGCAGCTGGCATAGAAAACACCAACTATAAAATCACCTTAAATACATCAAATGGCACCGCCATTTATTTTTTAACGATTTTCGAGCAACTGCATAAACAAGAACTTAATTTCTTTATTCCCTTTTTATCGCACTTAAAAACCAAAGGCTGTGCACTACCTGCACCTAAAGCCAATATTAATGGTGAGTTTTTATTTCAAGTGGGTGAAAAGTGGGGCGTTATTTTTGAATGTTTAAGTGGCCATCATCTTGATGATATAAATACAGATCATGCTCAAACTATCGGCCAAGAGCTGGCTCGTATACATCAAAGCGCTCAAAGTTTTGCGCAAGCCCCTGCTAATCCCCGTGGTTTTTATTGGCTACAAAAACAAGCCAGTTGTGACACGCTTGAGATTCCAGATGCCGATCGCACCTTATTGCAATCTCATTTAAAAACCATGCAAGGCCTATGGCAACAATGGAATGGTCACCCTCAACTTACAAAAAGCTTCATCCACGGTGATTTGTTTGTGGATAATTGTTTGTTTTTAGATAACGGGCAATTAAGCGGTGTGATTGATTTTTATGCAGGTGGTTTTGATTATTGTATTTACGATATTGCCATTTGCATCATGGCTTGGGGTAAAACCGATAATGCTACGATTAATCCGGCTATTGCAGATGCGATTGTGGCAGGGTATGAAAGTGTTAGGGCGTTAACCCGTGATGAAAAGCACTATTTGCCTGACTTTTTACGTTTAGCGGTGCTGCGTTTTTGGGTTTCACGCTTAATAGCTAAAACTCAGCAGCAAGGTGCTGCGTTAACCACGGTTAAAAACCCCGATGACATGAAAGCGTTATTGGTTAATTTAAAATAG
- a CDS encoding SCO family protein produces MRQHLLIVLWTFLLVLAGCSESLPESYQPLPQSIKLSGVNLYDQNGQTIHEQSLEGKWSLVFFGYTYCPDVCPTTLAELNRVASKVTSEQLQVVLVSVDPERDNPEQLKNYIEYFNPRFQAWSGETNNIEMLARQLHIFFQKQPHGESYLMDHSSQVVLVNPQGEYEGFFTAPLKPQEMSDYLNSKI; encoded by the coding sequence ATGCGTCAGCACTTATTGATTGTCTTGTGGACATTTTTGTTGGTATTAGCCGGTTGCAGTGAGTCGTTGCCTGAGAGTTATCAGCCTTTACCCCAGAGTATTAAGCTCTCTGGTGTGAACTTGTACGACCAAAACGGGCAAACCATCCATGAACAAAGCCTAGAAGGTAAATGGAGTTTAGTCTTCTTTGGTTATACCTATTGCCCAGATGTATGCCCAACCACACTGGCCGAGCTTAACCGAGTGGCGAGCAAGGTCACCAGTGAGCAGTTACAGGTGGTTTTGGTATCGGTGGATCCAGAACGTGATAACCCAGAGCAGCTTAAAAACTACATTGAGTACTTTAACCCTAGGTTTCAGGCTTGGAGCGGCGAAACAAACAATATAGAAATGCTTGCACGGCAATTACATATCTTTTTTCAAAAGCAGCCCCATGGCGAAAGCTACTTAATGGATCACAGCTCTCAAGTGGTGTTAGTGAACCCACAGGGTGAATACGAAGGCTTTTTTACCGCACCACTTAAACCGCAAGAAATGAGTGATTACTTAAACAGTAAAATTTAA
- a CDS encoding metal ABC transporter ATP-binding protein, with product MNDYLIKLRNVSFVRQGRAILKDVNLEIHRGEIVTLIGPNGAGKSSLLKLALGLESISSGQRISLPSLRIGYMPQKMSLPDTLPLSVKHFLQLAKGYHKSQLMSVSERLSITDLLKRPMQKLSGGELQRVLLARALLSNPELLVLDEPVQGLDVSGQAELYHLISDLKDELNCGVLMVSHDLHLVMAATNKVICLNGHICCEGHPQTVQNDPSYLELFGRSMPAHLVPYTHHHDHTHDEHCQHDHSHDQTDSHKGER from the coding sequence ATGAATGATTATTTAATTAAACTGCGCAATGTCAGTTTTGTTCGCCAAGGCCGCGCCATATTAAAAGATGTCAATCTTGAGATTCACCGTGGCGAAATCGTCACGCTGATTGGCCCCAATGGCGCAGGTAAAAGCTCTTTACTTAAGTTAGCCCTTGGCCTTGAAAGCATCTCAAGTGGCCAGCGCATCAGCTTACCAAGCTTACGTATAGGCTACATGCCACAAAAAATGAGCCTACCCGATACCTTACCGTTAAGCGTAAAACACTTTTTACAATTAGCTAAGGGCTACCATAAAAGCCAGTTAATGAGTGTCAGTGAACGCTTGTCCATTACCGATTTACTCAAGCGCCCCATGCAAAAGTTATCAGGGGGTGAGTTACAGCGGGTACTTCTGGCTCGCGCTTTATTGTCCAACCCTGAACTGCTGGTATTAGATGAGCCTGTACAGGGCCTTGATGTCAGTGGCCAAGCGGAGCTGTATCACTTAATCAGCGATTTAAAAGACGAGCTAAACTGCGGCGTACTGATGGTCAGTCATGATCTGCACTTGGTGATGGCTGCCACCAATAAAGTGATTTGCCTTAATGGCCACATTTGTTGTGAAGGGCACCCACAGACTGTTCAAAACGACCCGAGTTACCTAGAGCTATTTGGGCGCTCTATGCCTGCCCACTTAGTACCTTACACCCATCATCATGATCACACCCATGATGAACACTGCCAGCACGATCACTCCCATGATCAAACCGACTCACACAAGGGAGAGCGCTAA
- the znuB gene encoding zinc ABC transporter permease subunit ZnuB, protein MMWLLDSLLAGWLLSLMSGPLGSFIVWRRMAYFGDTLAHSALLGITLGFMFDVQLNLAIVLCAVFVALILASLQRQHFIPSDTLLGLMAHTTLAAGLVTLSLVDNVRIDINAYLFGDLLAVNRQDLITLAIGSALVLLVLSRMWKGLLAASVSEELAQVEGYQVARLRLLFMVLLAVVIAGAMKLVGVLLITALLIIPAAAARPLSQGPKQMAALATIISMLAVAMGLGLSYFFDTPAGPSIVLTSAFFFLLSQSGYRLLKPSA, encoded by the coding sequence ATGATGTGGCTATTGGATTCACTATTAGCAGGCTGGTTATTAAGTTTAATGAGCGGGCCGCTGGGTAGCTTTATTGTTTGGCGTCGCATGGCCTACTTTGGTGACACTTTGGCCCACAGTGCATTGCTGGGCATCACCTTGGGGTTCATGTTTGATGTGCAATTAAATCTAGCCATCGTATTGTGTGCGGTATTTGTGGCGTTGATATTAGCCAGTTTGCAGCGCCAGCACTTTATTCCCAGTGATACCCTATTGGGCTTAATGGCTCACACCACACTTGCGGCCGGCCTTGTAACTTTAAGTCTTGTGGACAATGTGCGCATTGATATTAATGCTTATTTATTTGGAGATTTATTAGCGGTTAACCGCCAAGACTTAATCACCTTGGCCATCGGCAGCGCCTTGGTCTTGTTAGTTTTATCGCGCATGTGGAAAGGTTTATTGGCTGCCAGCGTGTCAGAAGAGCTCGCCCAAGTTGAAGGTTATCAGGTGGCCCGTTTGCGTTTACTGTTCATGGTATTACTGGCGGTAGTGATCGCCGGTGCCATGAAGTTAGTGGGGGTATTACTCATTACTGCACTACTGATTATTCCGGCAGCAGCCGCTCGACCTTTAAGCCAGGGGCCAAAACAAATGGCCGCCTTAGCCACCATTATTAGTATGCTGGCTGTGGCCATGGGGCTTGGTTTATCTTACTTCTTTGATACCCCGGCTGGGCCGAGCATTGTGCTGACCAGTGCATTTTTCTTTTTACTGAGCCAAAGTGGCTACCGATTATTAAAGCCGTCTGCATAA
- a CDS encoding DNA ligase translates to MSQAIIIFCLVMCLLLPSLLYAKEQLSPIVLAKHFTGAMQSPSYWTSEKLDGIRCYWDGKNLLTRNGNIIQAPKWFTQALPAQALDGELWAGRGGYQTVTKIVLDATPDDAQWRKISYQVFDLPQSSAPFESRQQSLKLLLEKNTAPHVQWVKQTKLESLVAIEKTLASIVDQGGEGLMLRTPGSLYETGRSEHLLKLKVRQDSEARVIAYQAGRGKYENMLGAVWVELENGKMFKIGTGFSDNERKNPPPIGSDITFSHQGFTEKGLPRFASFERIKNKE, encoded by the coding sequence ATGTCACAAGCAATTATTATATTTTGCTTGGTAATGTGTCTGTTATTACCAAGTCTGCTTTATGCAAAAGAACAACTCTCTCCAATTGTTTTAGCTAAGCACTTTACCGGTGCCATGCAAAGCCCTTCTTACTGGACCAGTGAGAAGTTGGATGGCATTCGCTGTTATTGGGATGGTAAAAACCTGCTGACCCGCAATGGCAATATTATTCAGGCCCCAAAATGGTTTACACAGGCGTTACCCGCGCAAGCGTTAGATGGCGAGTTATGGGCCGGGCGCGGTGGATATCAAACGGTAACCAAAATAGTATTAGATGCGACCCCTGATGATGCCCAATGGCGAAAAATTAGTTATCAAGTATTTGACCTACCTCAAAGCAGCGCTCCATTCGAATCGCGCCAACAATCACTTAAATTATTATTAGAAAAAAATACGGCCCCCCATGTGCAATGGGTTAAACAAACCAAGCTTGAAAGTTTAGTTGCAATAGAAAAAACCTTAGCATCAATTGTTGATCAAGGTGGCGAAGGGTTAATGTTACGTACACCAGGCAGTTTGTATGAAACCGGTCGAAGTGAGCATTTGTTAAAACTAAAAGTCCGACAAGACAGCGAAGCTCGTGTCATTGCTTATCAAGCAGGTCGTGGTAAATATGAAAATATGTTGGGCGCTGTTTGGGTAGAGTTAGAAAACGGTAAGATGTTTAAAATTGGCACGGGCTTTAGTGACAACGAGCGTAAAAATCCACCGCCTATTGGTAGTGATATTACGTTTTCCCATCAGGGTTTTACTGAAAAAGGTTTGCCAAGGTTTGCAAGTTTTGAGCGTATAAAAAATAAAGAATAA
- a CDS encoding MATE family efflux transporter translates to MLSNVSVPLLGLVDTAILGHLGDSRYLAAVAMGTSLFTFVFWSFAFLRMGTTAMVAKHYQQPLPLNGVLQSAVILAVAIGMGLILLAQPLISLMLNLVDAVADITPLSERYLSIRFYFAPVTLLNYVALGYLIGLGRTQATLVILVCTNILNGVLNYIFVYSFQLNSEGVAYASNIAESTQLLLALYFIKPQLFNTHSFAFAKSFFSGFLKLNIQLFIRTFFLLFAFAFFMSKGAQHSTALLSANAILINLLMFISNALDGFAIASESLVGKALADKNIMRIKRVISASGIWSFMFALGFSFALWIANGPIVNLLTSQEDVLGILDQLHYWLIFLPLAGFACYWLDGIFIGLAAGKAMRDSVLFALFVLFLPLQHFLDQWPIHGLWLALFAFLIGRAIWQLAVLPKIMQYNANNLTK, encoded by the coding sequence ATGCTATCAAATGTTTCGGTGCCTTTATTGGGGTTAGTCGATACGGCCATTCTTGGGCATTTAGGTGACAGTCGCTATCTAGCCGCCGTGGCCATGGGCACCAGTTTATTCACGTTTGTATTTTGGAGTTTTGCCTTTTTGCGCATGGGCACAACCGCCATGGTGGCCAAACACTACCAGCAGCCGTTACCACTCAATGGCGTGTTGCAAAGTGCTGTGATCTTAGCGGTGGCCATTGGCATGGGATTGATACTCCTTGCTCAACCACTCATTAGCCTGATGCTCAACTTAGTTGATGCGGTTGCTGATATCACCCCATTAAGCGAACGCTATCTTAGTATTCGATTTTATTTCGCACCGGTGACGTTACTTAATTACGTGGCACTGGGTTATCTCATTGGATTAGGTCGAACCCAAGCTACGCTAGTCATATTAGTTTGCACTAATATTCTTAATGGGGTTTTAAATTATATTTTTGTTTACAGTTTTCAACTAAACAGTGAAGGCGTAGCTTACGCCAGTAACATTGCTGAGAGCACCCAGTTGTTATTGGCTTTATATTTCATCAAACCTCAACTGTTTAATACCCATTCTTTTGCGTTTGCAAAATCGTTTTTTAGCGGGTTTTTAAAACTGAATATTCAACTATTCATTCGTACTTTTTTCTTGCTGTTTGCCTTTGCATTTTTTATGAGCAAGGGGGCACAACACAGCACGGCACTGCTAAGTGCGAATGCTATTTTAATCAACTTACTTATGTTTATTAGTAATGCCCTCGACGGCTTTGCCATCGCATCAGAATCGTTAGTAGGTAAAGCACTGGCAGACAAAAATATAATGCGAATCAAACGTGTGATTAGCGCCAGTGGTATTTGGTCTTTTATGTTTGCTTTAGGTTTTTCGTTCGCATTATGGATAGCCAATGGCCCTATTGTTAATTTATTGACCAGCCAAGAAGATGTACTAGGGATTTTAGATCAGCTGCATTATTGGTTAATTTTTTTACCTTTGGCGGGTTTTGCGTGTTATTGGCTAGATGGGATTTTCATCGGCTTGGCTGCAGGTAAAGCCATGCGTGACAGCGTATTATTTGCTTTATTTGTTTTATTTTTACCTCTTCAGCATTTCCTTGATCAGTGGCCCATTCACGGCTTGTGGCTTGCTCTGTTTGCCTTCTTAATTGGCCGTGCAATTTGGCAGTTAGCGGTACTGCCTAAAATCATGCAGTACAATGCCAACAATCTCACAAAATGA
- a CDS encoding zinc ABC transporter substrate-binding protein codes for MQKVKMSVLLLVCLLTSNTWAQSKQVLVSIHPVALLIKSAWPQLQVDTLMQANQSPHDFALKPSHRRVIAQAQHVIWLGRDMEPYLSKTLKRHDHVLDLSILFDEQPQDSDAGHDEHDHHDEHNHAGKDPHIWLNPAAIKNILALVQTQMDLPEPQEFLQSLDNWQQQASKALTGQTKGFISFHDAFHYWVEHFELNQTAVLAVHPEQPIGTRHLLQVRQLLEQGNVACLFVEPQFKASIVTKLQQGTDVPVVLIDPLASSYDVKAGQFLEFYAYLQQQFITCFNSK; via the coding sequence ATGCAAAAGGTAAAAATGAGTGTATTGCTACTGGTGTGTTTGCTGACCTCAAATACATGGGCGCAATCTAAGCAGGTTTTAGTGTCGATCCACCCTGTGGCATTACTGATTAAAAGTGCATGGCCTCAGTTGCAAGTGGATACTTTGATGCAAGCGAATCAGTCTCCCCATGACTTTGCCCTAAAGCCAAGCCATCGCCGAGTCATAGCTCAAGCACAACATGTGATCTGGCTGGGCAGAGATATGGAGCCCTACTTAAGCAAGACATTAAAGCGTCATGATCATGTGCTTGATCTATCCATATTATTTGACGAGCAACCCCAGGATAGTGATGCTGGGCATGACGAGCATGATCATCACGATGAACATAATCACGCTGGCAAAGACCCACATATTTGGCTAAATCCTGCTGCGATCAAAAACATATTGGCGTTAGTGCAAACCCAAATGGACTTGCCTGAACCTCAAGAATTTTTACAGAGCCTAGACAATTGGCAGCAGCAAGCGAGCAAGGCTTTAACAGGCCAAACAAAAGGTTTTATCAGCTTTCATGATGCCTTCCATTATTGGGTTGAACACTTTGAGCTTAACCAGACGGCGGTGTTAGCGGTTCACCCTGAGCAACCAATTGGTACCCGTCATTTATTACAGGTTCGCCAATTGCTTGAGCAAGGCAATGTGGCGTGTTTATTTGTGGAGCCTCAATTTAAAGCCAGTATCGTCACCAAACTACAGCAAGGCACAGATGTACCTGTGGTTTTAATTGACCCGTTGGCGTCTTCTTATGACGTCAAAGCAGGCCAATTTTTAGAATTTTATGCTTACTTACAACAGCAGTTTATAACCTGCTTTAATTCTAAGTAA
- a CDS encoding DUF2782 domain-containing protein, giving the protein MAINVQFVGEFIMKPLLSWLLMSLLLSSPVSFAADAIEPSIVIRHSEDKTYYEYTVNGEVQEIKVVPKEGPTYYLVPVGQDNEDFKRQTQSKLVVPKWVIFRW; this is encoded by the coding sequence ATGGCTATTAATGTTCAATTTGTCGGTGAGTTTATCATGAAACCTCTTCTATCTTGGCTATTAATGAGCCTGTTATTGTCTAGCCCTGTTAGCTTTGCTGCTGATGCCATTGAGCCTTCGATTGTGATTCGTCACAGTGAAGATAAAACCTATTACGAATACACGGTCAATGGCGAGGTTCAAGAAATTAAGGTCGTACCAAAAGAAGGGCCAACGTATTATTTGGTACCTGTGGGTCAAGACAATGAAGACTTTAAACGTCAAACTCAGTCGAAACTTGTGGTGCCTAAGTGGGTTATTTTCCGCTGGTAA
- the egtB gene encoding ergothioneine biosynthesis protein EgtB: MSVACDATPTLDSQTNMLVKYQQVRQYSEHLISPLSAEDCALQGADFVSPVKWHLAHTTWFFETFVLLEHVEGYQAFHPQYQHLFNSYYNGIGEQFARPKRHLLSRPSLQDVLAYRHHVDEQIIHFLQSDQTQHQALIELGLNHEQQHQELILMDLKYNFFQNPLYPIYGLPKIDAPAPLIAHSGFENFAGGLFEIGTSARSFCFDNETPSHQTFLKPFQLSRSLISNQEYLEFVNAGGYEQAMLWLSDGWAWLQTTQICHPLYWVKQGDDWYEYSLQGLKPLNKNQAVQHISFYEAHAFAQWKGCRLPTEAEWEVAAQQSLFGPHQTSLAHMFDHNWQWTQSAYQPYPGFKAPEGAVGEYNGKFMCNQMVLRGGCDLTPAHHSRITYRNFFYPQDRWPKTGIRLAKDINE; the protein is encoded by the coding sequence ATGTCCGTAGCATGTGATGCAACCCCTACCCTAGATTCTCAAACGAATATGTTGGTTAAATACCAACAGGTTCGCCAATATTCCGAGCACTTAATCTCGCCATTATCGGCAGAAGATTGCGCCCTGCAAGGGGCCGATTTTGTCAGTCCGGTTAAATGGCACCTAGCCCATACCACGTGGTTTTTTGAAACTTTTGTATTGCTTGAACATGTAGAGGGATATCAAGCGTTTCATCCTCAGTACCAGCATTTATTTAACAGTTATTACAATGGCATCGGTGAGCAGTTTGCTCGCCCAAAACGTCACTTGTTATCCCGCCCTAGTTTGCAAGATGTGTTGGCTTATCGTCATCATGTGGATGAACAAATCATACATTTTTTACAGTCGGATCAAACACAGCATCAAGCATTGATTGAGCTTGGCCTAAACCACGAACAGCAACATCAAGAATTAATATTAATGGATTTGAAATATAATTTTTTTCAAAACCCACTTTATCCAATTTATGGCCTACCTAAAATAGACGCTCCTGCCCCACTGATCGCTCACTCTGGTTTTGAAAACTTTGCCGGTGGTTTATTTGAAATTGGCACCAGCGCACGTTCGTTTTGTTTTGATAATGAGACCCCATCGCACCAAACCTTTTTAAAACCATTCCAATTAAGCCGATCACTGATCAGTAATCAAGAGTACCTTGAATTTGTAAATGCAGGTGGTTATGAGCAAGCCATGTTGTGGTTAAGTGATGGCTGGGCATGGTTGCAAACAACCCAGATCTGCCATCCTTTGTATTGGGTAAAACAAGGTGATGATTGGTATGAATACAGTTTACAAGGGCTAAAACCGTTAAATAAAAATCAAGCGGTTCAACATATTAGTTTTTATGAGGCCCACGCCTTTGCACAGTGGAAGGGTTGTCGTTTACCAACAGAAGCGGAATGGGAAGTGGCCGCGCAACAATCCTTGTTTGGCCCACATCAGACCAGTCTAGCGCACATGTTCGACCACAATTGGCAATGGACTCAAAGTGCGTATCAGCCCTATCCCGGTTTTAAAGCACCAGAAGGCGCAGTGGGTGAATACAATGGAAAATTTATGTGTAATCAAATGGTATTACGCGGCGGTTGTGATCTAACTCCAGCCCATCATAGTCGCATAACCTATCGCAATTTTTTCTATCCACAAGATCGGTGGCCAAAAACCGGTATTCGTTTAGCAAAAGACATTAACGAATAG